In the genome of Gemmatimonadota bacterium, one region contains:
- the ruvB gene encoding Holliday junction branch migration DNA helicase RuvB, translated as MGDRLEVTTPAVLPDEGINENALRPSRLDEFVGQPQVRTSLQIAIDAARKRGDQLDHVLFFGPPGLGKTTLAMLMAREMGVQCRTTSGPVLEKPGDLVGLLTSLGPGDILFIDEIHRLRPQLEEFLYPAMEDFRVDVRLSDGPHAQTLPMNVERFTLIGATTRFGLLTPPMRARFGLVERLHFYPTEDLAAIVTRSAKVLGISIAEHGAAEIARRSRGTPRVANRLLRRVRDYAEVRADGVITSDVAAAALARLNVDQFGLDDMDNRILATIIEKFDGGPVGLSTIAASVGEDAATLEEVYEPYLLQQGFLERTSRGRVATAHAWRRLGLTPPQRPDSQPSLLDG; from the coding sequence ATGGGCGATCGGCTCGAGGTGACGACCCCGGCAGTGCTCCCCGACGAAGGGATCAACGAGAACGCGCTGCGTCCGTCGCGTCTCGATGAGTTCGTCGGGCAGCCGCAGGTGCGCACCTCGCTCCAGATCGCCATCGATGCCGCGCGCAAGCGCGGCGACCAGCTCGATCACGTGCTCTTCTTCGGGCCGCCCGGCCTCGGCAAGACCACGCTTGCCATGCTGATGGCACGCGAGATGGGCGTGCAGTGCCGCACCACGTCGGGTCCCGTGCTCGAGAAGCCAGGCGATCTGGTCGGACTGCTCACGTCCCTCGGCCCCGGTGACATCCTGTTCATCGACGAGATTCATCGCCTCCGCCCGCAGCTCGAGGAGTTCCTTTACCCGGCGATGGAGGATTTCCGCGTCGATGTCCGATTGAGCGACGGACCCCACGCACAGACGCTGCCGATGAACGTCGAGCGCTTCACGCTGATCGGCGCCACCACACGCTTCGGCCTGCTGACGCCGCCGATGCGCGCGCGCTTCGGACTGGTCGAGCGGCTGCACTTCTATCCCACCGAGGATCTCGCGGCCATCGTGACGCGTTCGGCCAAGGTCCTTGGCATTTCGATCGCGGAGCACGGCGCAGCAGAAATTGCCCGGCGGTCACGCGGTACACCGCGTGTAGCCAACCGGCTGTTGCGGCGCGTGCGAGACTACGCCGAAGTGCGCGCCGATGGCGTGATTACCTCGGACGTGGCCGCCGCCGCGCTGGCACGGCTCAACGTGGACCAGTTCGGCCTCGACGACATGGATAACCGGATCCTCGCCACCATTATCGAGAAGTTCGATGGCGGACCGGTCGGCCTGAGCACCATCGCCGCATCGGTCGGCGAAGACGCCGCGACGCTCGAAGAAGTATACGAGCCGTATCTGCTGCAGCAGGGATTTCTCGAGCGAACGTCGCGCGGACGCGTCGCCACCGCCCACGCGTGGCGTCGCCTCGGCCTCACGCCGCCGCAACGACCCGACAGCCAGCCCTCCCTGCTCGATGGCTGA
- the queA gene encoding tRNA preQ1(34) S-adenosylmethionine ribosyltransferase-isomerase QueA produces MAERQWTASDFDYPLPPDLVAQVPSGVRGQSRLLVVERAEVGATLAPRPTLDSTFSDLPSLMAPGDLLVVNATRVRHARLLGTRPGGGPAEILLIHPATDDRWVAMGKPGRAMQPGKQILLGDGVAVETVAVLDDGMREVRFVGATAADAIARFGRLPLPPYIDRDPTADDETRYQTVYADREGSVAAPTAGLHFTTEMLAAIRERGVAIAELDLEVGPGTFRPVEGEAITEHVMHAERFEIPVTLADAIVACRQRGGSVWAVGTTVVRALESAARDDGTVTPGHAETRLMITPGYHFRVVDRLITNFHLPRSTLLMLVAAVAGYETTMAAYRHAVAERYRFYSYGDAMCIL; encoded by the coding sequence ATGGCTGAGCGGCAGTGGACCGCCAGCGACTTCGACTACCCGCTTCCTCCCGACCTTGTTGCGCAGGTGCCCAGCGGGGTGAGGGGCCAGTCGCGGCTGCTGGTTGTCGAGCGCGCGGAGGTGGGTGCGACGCTGGCGCCGCGCCCCACACTGGACTCCACGTTCAGCGACCTACCCTCGCTGATGGCCCCCGGCGATTTGCTCGTGGTCAACGCCACCCGCGTCCGTCACGCGCGCCTGCTGGGAACCCGCCCGGGAGGCGGGCCCGCGGAGATCCTGCTGATTCATCCGGCCACCGACGATCGCTGGGTCGCCATGGGGAAGCCGGGTCGCGCAATGCAGCCAGGAAAGCAGATTCTGCTGGGTGATGGCGTGGCAGTCGAAACCGTTGCGGTGCTCGACGACGGCATGCGCGAGGTGCGCTTCGTGGGGGCGACGGCCGCCGATGCGATTGCACGATTCGGCCGCTTGCCGCTGCCACCCTACATCGATCGCGACCCGACCGCCGACGACGAGACGCGTTACCAGACCGTCTACGCCGATCGCGAAGGAAGTGTCGCGGCCCCAACCGCGGGACTTCACTTCACCACGGAGATGCTCGCGGCGATTCGCGAGCGCGGAGTGGCGATTGCCGAGCTCGATCTCGAGGTGGGCCCGGGAACGTTCCGCCCGGTCGAAGGTGAGGCGATCACGGAACACGTGATGCACGCCGAGCGTTTCGAAATTCCGGTGACGCTGGCCGACGCGATCGTCGCATGCCGGCAACGCGGCGGGAGCGTGTGGGCTGTGGGCACCACTGTGGTTCGCGCTCTCGAGAGTGCCGCGCGCGACGATGGCACGGTGACACCGGGCCACGCGGAGACCCGTCTGATGATCACCCCCGGCTACCACTTTCGTGTGGTCGATCGGCTGATCACGAATTTTCACCTGCCCCGATCTACCCTGTTGATGCTGGTTGCAGCGGTTGCAGGCTACGAAACGACCATGGCCGCCTACCGCCACGCCGTGGCTGAGCGGTACCGGTTCTACAGTTATGGCGACGCGATGTGCATCCTGTGA
- a CDS encoding DinB family protein: protein MSNPTPYVTETLALLGDLDPLVVLAETPDYILAQVEELEEEQFHIPEGPGKWSLAQVFMHLADAEIAFGWRARLMLTQENPPMHGWDEGAWMTRFDGANTDPEQALDTFLTLRDWNMRVWQAATAADLGRMGIHSERGPESFDLLRRMTAGHDLRHRRQVDRIVASLR, encoded by the coding sequence ATGAGCAATCCGACCCCTTACGTCACCGAAACGCTCGCACTTCTGGGCGATCTGGATCCACTTGTCGTCCTCGCCGAGACGCCGGACTACATCCTGGCGCAGGTCGAGGAACTCGAGGAAGAGCAATTTCACATTCCCGAAGGCCCCGGCAAGTGGTCGCTCGCGCAGGTCTTCATGCATCTCGCTGATGCCGAGATCGCCTTCGGCTGGCGCGCGCGACTGATGCTCACGCAGGAAAATCCGCCGATGCACGGTTGGGACGAGGGTGCCTGGATGACGCGCTTCGACGGTGCCAATACCGACCCGGAGCAAGCGCTCGACACCTTCCTCACACTGCGCGACTGGAACATGCGCGTCTGGCAGGCGGCCACCGCCGCCGACCTCGGTCGCATGGGGATCCACTCGGAGCGCGGCCCCGAATCATTCGACCTGTTGCGTCGAATGACAGCCGGGCACGACCTGCGGCACCGGCGCCAGGTTGATCGCATCGTGGCGAGCCTGCGCTGA
- the tgt gene encoding tRNA guanosine(34) transglycosylase Tgt encodes MFEFSLQGTSGRARAGTLTLPHGTVQTPCFMPVGTRGAVRGLHPDEVRGAGAQIILGNTYHLHLRPGEEVVAQMGGLHKFSTWDRPMLTDSGGFQVFSLSGMRKLDENGVEFVSHIDGSRHHLSPESSMEIQWALGADVAMAFDHLLPGQSTHADARDAMQRTLRWLERSRRRHDELAAGGPPKQTLWPIVQGGTHDDLRLASLEGILEQGPWTGVAIGGLSVGETKPAMHHVLDVLAPSLPAERPRYLMGVGFPDDLLEGIARGVDMFDCVAATRNGRHGSAWTADGKVQVRGAPLRLDEGPLDPECDCEGCTRFSRAYLRHLFVAEEQLGPRLVSIHNLRFLIRLADTARERILDGTFEPWAAAWRERYFAKGKGK; translated from the coding sequence GTGTTTGAATTTTCGCTCCAGGGCACGTCGGGCCGCGCGCGCGCGGGCACCCTCACCCTCCCGCACGGCACGGTGCAGACGCCGTGCTTCATGCCGGTGGGCACCCGTGGTGCCGTGCGCGGCCTGCATCCCGACGAAGTGCGTGGCGCTGGCGCGCAGATCATCCTCGGCAACACCTACCATCTGCACCTCCGTCCGGGCGAGGAGGTCGTGGCGCAGATGGGAGGGTTGCACAAGTTCAGCACCTGGGATCGTCCGATGCTCACCGACTCGGGCGGATTTCAGGTCTTCTCGCTGAGCGGGATGCGGAAGCTCGACGAAAACGGTGTCGAGTTCGTCTCGCACATCGATGGCTCGCGGCACCACCTGTCGCCGGAATCGTCGATGGAGATCCAGTGGGCGCTGGGCGCCGATGTCGCGATGGCGTTCGATCATCTCCTTCCCGGCCAGTCGACCCACGCCGATGCCCGGGACGCGATGCAGCGGACCTTGCGCTGGCTCGAACGCTCACGGCGCCGGCACGATGAGCTCGCTGCCGGCGGCCCCCCGAAGCAGACCCTCTGGCCGATCGTCCAGGGCGGGACCCACGACGATCTCCGACTCGCTTCGCTGGAAGGGATTCTCGAGCAGGGGCCCTGGACCGGCGTCGCGATCGGCGGACTCTCGGTGGGTGAGACCAAACCGGCGATGCATCACGTTCTCGACGTGCTCGCGCCGAGCCTGCCGGCCGAGCGGCCGCGTTATCTTATGGGCGTAGGATTCCCCGACGACCTGCTTGAAGGGATCGCCCGGGGGGTCGACATGTTCGACTGCGTCGCCGCGACGCGCAATGGCCGACACGGCAGTGCGTGGACGGCCGACGGCAAGGTGCAGGTGCGGGGAGCGCCACTGCGGCTCGATGAGGGGCCGCTCGATCCCGAATGCGATTGTGAGGGGTGCACGCGCTTCTCGCGAGCCTACCTCCGCCATCTCTTCGTCGCCGAGGAACAACTCGGGCCGCGGCTGGTGTCGATCCACAATCTGCGCTTCCTCATTCGCCTCGCCGACACGGCGCGTGAGCGGATTCTCGATGGGACGTTCGAACCGTGGGCTGCCGCGTGGCGGGAGCGCTACTTCGCCAAAGGAAAAGGGAAATGA
- the yajC gene encoding preprotein translocase subunit YajC, producing the protein MNNQMTVLLIQVLAIGGVFYFFIIRPQSAARKKAEEMLAALKKGDDVTTAGGIVGKVTAVKDNLVTIESGTASLVVERSRIVRVGNQSAPNTAA; encoded by the coding sequence ATGAACAATCAGATGACCGTGCTGCTCATTCAGGTGCTCGCGATCGGCGGGGTGTTCTACTTCTTCATCATCCGGCCGCAGAGCGCCGCACGGAAGAAGGCGGAGGAGATGTTGGCGGCCCTGAAGAAGGGCGATGACGTGACCACCGCCGGCGGGATCGTCGGCAAGGTCACCGCCGTGAAGGACAACCTGGTCACGATCGAGAGCGGGACGGCATCGCTCGTGGTCGAGCGCTCGCGCATCGTCCGGGTCGGCAACCAGAGCGCCCCGAACACGGCGGCCTGA
- the def gene encoding peptide deformylase codes for MAVLDIHLLGSPVLRQRADEITTVDDDVRALIDNMFETMGVAMGVGLAANQIGVARRIAVINAEGHTFAMINPQIVAEEGKATAEEGCLSIPEAFAEVTRPERVTLEALDEEGKPFRVEAAGLVARAIQHEIDHLDGILFIDHLSPMKRQLLVTRWKKDNRGESLTRTPRPEESEATD; via the coding sequence ATGGCGGTCCTCGATATCCACCTTCTGGGCTCGCCCGTGTTGCGGCAGCGCGCCGACGAGATCACCACGGTGGACGATGACGTGCGCGCCCTGATCGACAACATGTTCGAGACGATGGGCGTTGCCATGGGCGTGGGCCTCGCCGCCAACCAGATCGGCGTCGCGCGGCGCATCGCGGTCATCAATGCCGAAGGGCACACCTTCGCGATGATCAACCCGCAGATCGTCGCGGAGGAGGGAAAGGCGACGGCCGAAGAAGGGTGCCTTTCGATTCCGGAAGCGTTCGCCGAAGTCACCCGGCCCGAGCGCGTGACGCTCGAGGCGCTGGACGAAGAAGGGAAGCCGTTCCGGGTCGAAGCGGCTGGTCTGGTAGCCCGCGCGATCCAGCACGAGATCGATCACCTCGATGGCATTCTCTTCATCGATCATCTCTCGCCGATGAAGCGACAGCTGCTCGTGACGCGCTGGAAGAAGGACAACCGTGGCGAGTCCCTCACGCGCACGCCGCGGCCCGAGGAGTCGGAAGCCACGGACTGA